CCCAGGTCAGTCATCGATGTGTTCATAGAGGTACTCGAGGCTGAGGGGGGTACAAGGTGCGCAGGTATAACTGCGGCTTCGGTTGCCCTTGCAGATGCAGGCATACCCATGAGGGACATGGTTGTTGCCTGTGCAGCAGGTAAGGTTGGTGATCAGGTGGTCCTTGACCTCTCCGAGGAGGAGGACAAGGAGGGTCAGGCAGATGTGCCGGTGGCGATACTCCCGAGGACACGTGAAATCACACTGCTGCAGAGTGATGGGAACCTCAGACCCGAGGAATTTGAAAGGGCACTTGACCTTGCAGTGGACGGATGTCTCCGGATACATGAGGTGCAGAAGGAGGCCCTCAGAAAGAGGTATGGTGAATAAAATGGATATAATACCTGAAATTACAAGAAAGAGTATAACGGACCTTATAAATAATAAGGAACGTATTGATGGAAGGTCACTCCATGAGTTCAGGGACATATCCATCGAAACGGGGGTGATATCCAAGGCTGAGGGTTCCTCAAGGGTGAAACTTGGAAACACCCAGATAATTGTGGGTGTGAAGCCCCAGATAGGTGAACCCTTCCCTGACACGCCTGAGATGGGTGTTATACTCACCAACTCAGAGCTACTTCCAATGGCATCACCGACCTTTGAGCCAGGACCCCCCGATGAGAGGTCAGTGGAGCTTTCAAGGGTCGTGGACAGATGCATAAGGGAGAGCCGGATGATAGACCTTGAGAAGCTCTGCATCATAGAGGGCAGCAAGGTCTGGATGCTCTTCCTGGACCTCCACATCATAGACTACGATGGCAACCTCTTCGATGCAGCGGTCCTTGCAACCGTGGCAGCCCTGCTGGATACAAGGATACCTGCAGCAGAGGTTGAGGATGGTGAGGTTGTTATCAACAGGGAGAAGATGCAGCCACTCCCTGTTAACAGGAAGGCCCTCATGTGCACCTTCGCCAAGATAGGAAACGAGATGGTCCTTGACCCATCCCTTGAGGAAGAGGATATACTCACCGCAAGGATATCCATAGGCGTGACTGAGGAGGGCTCCATATGCGCCATGCAGAAGGGTGGTGAGGGGCCCCTTACAAGGGATGATGTCCTTAAGGCAGTCTCCATTGCAGTGGAGAAGGTGCCCCAGCTCATTGAGTACCTTGACGAGTCAATGACTCCCTAAATCTTAAATACTGACCAGACAATATCTATAACATCATATTTACTGGAGTGATATAAATGGCAAGAACAAAGAAAGTAGGTATCACAGGACGTTTCGGTCCACGTTACGGTCGTAAAGCTAAAAGAGCTGTTAAAAAGATTGAAGAAGAGATGAAGAGGAAGCACATATGCCCGAGCTGTGACCGTCCCGGTGTTAAGAGGGAGAGCAGGGGCATATGGAAGTGCAGGAAATGCGGTGCTGTGTTCACAGGCGGAGCATACCTCCCGGTGACCCCAATGGGTAAGACAGCAGCCCGTAACATCAAGAGGATAGTTGGAGGTAAGTAGATTGTACCGCTGCGCCCAGTGCGGGACACTCATAGACCCCAAGAAGTACATGGAGAACAAGTGCCCCAGGTGCAGGTACAGGATCCTCTTCAAGGAGGTGCCTCCGGTTAAGAGGACCCTGAAGGCACGGTAGGATGCTCCTCACAACATCCAGAAAGCCATCCCAGCGCACAAGGTCCTTCTCCCAGAGGCTCTCCAGGATAATGGGCTGGAGGTACATTAACCGGGGAAAGATGAGCCTCCGGGATGTGCTGATCGAGGCCAGAGGCCCTGTAGCTGTGGTCTCTGAAAGGCACGGTAACCCTGCAAGGATAACCTTCCTTGATGAAAGGGGAGGGGAGAGGGGTTACATCCTCTTCAACCCGGCATTTGAAATGAAAAAACCTGAACTGGCAGATAAAGCGGTAAGGGTCAGTAGCTGCCCTCCAGGATCTGAGGGCATCTGCAATTTAATGGGCCTTGAGGTTGATGAATCCGCATCCAGGGATGCATGGAGTATAGGGAGTGATGAGGAGTATGCCTGGGTGATGGAGCTCATTGATGCCAGGGGGATGCCCGCTGGTTTTAAGCTTCTGATACGTGATTTCAGGGCCGGTGAGTGAGTTGGGTCTCAGGAAAATTCAGGGGGTAATAGACATCAGGACGGACCCTGAATCAGCATCTGTGATCTACAGGGCCATCAAACCTGAGGTCATGGATTCACCCTCACAGAGGTCTTCCATGTCCATGGAACTTGAGGATGGCAGGATAACCATCAACATAAGTGCAGGGGACTCGGCATCCTTCCGGGCTGCCCTCAACTCATCACTGCGCTGGGTGAGGCTTTCCATGGAGATTCTTGAATTGATGGGAACATAATGAATAATTGAAGGTGATAATATGGAACTTCCACAGAATGTACAGCACCAGTTAGCTCAGTTCCAGCAGCTGCAGCAGCAGGCACAGGCGATATCTGTGCAGAAACAGACGGTTGAAATGCAGATTAATGAGACACAGAAGGCCCTTGAAGAACTCTCAAGGGCTGCAGATGACGCTGAAGTATATAAGAGCTCAGGTAACATCCTAATCAGGGTTGCCAAGGATGAGCTTACAGAGGAACTTCAGGAAAAACTTGAAACCCTTCAGCTCAGGGAGAAGACCATTGAGAGACAGGAAGAACGCGTCATGAAGAAACTGCAGGAGATGCAGGTCAACATCCAGGAAGCGATGAAGGGTGCAGGCATCAATCCAGGGATGGGTAACTAATTGAGTCTCAGGAAACTCACTGAAGGGGATCTGGATGAGATATCCAGTTTCCTCCACAATACCATTTCTGATTTTATACTGAAGAGGGTGTCTTCCAAGGAGATAGTTGATATTGACATAACTGTGCTGCTTGAGTACACCGATGAACTGAAGGTTGACATCAGCGCTGAACTGTACCTTGATGAGCTTTCAGATGCAGATCCCGTGATTGTTGATGAGGCAGTGGATGCAGCCTACAGGGGCCTTGAATCCTTCCTTGATGGATTCAGGGAATAATCACTGCCGCCTCTGGATTAAGACGACTATTATGTAATTATCCTCCTTTATTAATACTTAACCAGTTTCCATTTAAAAGCTCGTAATAACTTTTTATCAAAAAGTATTTATATATCGTGTGACAAGCACTTTAGTGAGCATGAATTCCTCCTAGCTTAAAACGGAAGCCAGCTCAACAGGGCATCCAGTAACAATCCTTTCGCTCAAAAAATGTCATCTGATGCCCTGTTCCTCCTCTTTTTAATAATTTAGTTCAAATGCCATCTGATTCCTTTTTAACAAGATGGAATTAAACCTTCTGGATCCTTAGGAGTGAATGTGAGATTTCAGAGTTTTTCTCAGGGATCATGGTAATTGCATTTGAATTGCATGTGAGGGGTTTCTCCATGTGGACCGTCCCGAGTTCATTCCCTGTGTCTACCGTTACACGGTATCCCCTTGAAAGCCAGAATTCGAGGGCACCATCAACGTATTTATGTGTGTGCAGGTAGATCCTCTGGTAGCCCAGTGATGCGGCCTCCTTCTCGGCGATTTCAGCAAGTCTGGATGCAACACCCAACCTCCGGTGATCCTCATGTACAAAAACTCTCCACAGGCTGGCCGTTGTCTCTGGATCATAATTCAGGCCCTCAAATTCACGGTCATAGGCACGGAGTCCCAGTGTCCCTATTACCCTACCACCCCTGGAGGCGAAGAGGAAGGTGTTCCTTGGGGGTTTGAGGTAGTACTCCTCAAGGTTTATTATGTCCCTGTGGTACTCGGGTATGTATCCGAATCCAAACTCCCTCCTGATTATCCTGAAGAGGAACTTTCTTATGGATTCGAGTTCAGATTCACTCACGGGTTCAGCCACAGTGATAATTTCCATCACCTTTTGTTTTTCAGTATTTTTTGCCTTCCTTCAGCCACGGCGATAACATCCATCACAGTGAGTAATAATTATCCTGTGTCAGGTCCAGATAAAGTAATACAGGATTATCATCACATATGATATATGTACCCAATTCTTATAAATGCTGGTGTTCAATAGCATCACCAGACCAAGGGGAACCGTTATGAGCTGTTACATCTACTGGGATAAGATAAAGAGGATAGCCTCAAGACTTGAGGGAATGAATTATCACTTCAATGAGATGGACACCAGCGAGGTGATGCCACTTCTTGATGAGATCGAGGAGATAGCCCATGACTCAACCATCGATTTTGAATCAGCAAAGCACATCCTCGATGATGCTGAAATGAATCATGCCCTCAGCCTGATAAGGAAGTTTTACGTGAATCTCGGGATGAAGCTTGAAATGGAAAAGGCAGAGGAGGTCATAGAGTCAGACTCACCCTGGGAGACCCTCAGATCATTCTACTTCTATCCACGTTACC
This genomic interval from Methanothermobacter thermautotrophicus contains the following:
- a CDS encoding DNA-directed RNA polymerase subunit P, translated to MYRCAQCGTLIDPKKYMENKCPRCRYRILFKEVPPVKRTLKAR
- a CDS encoding prefoldin subunit beta, with product MELPQNVQHQLAQFQQLQQQAQAISVQKQTVEMQINETQKALEELSRAADDAEVYKSSGNILIRVAKDELTEELQEKLETLQLREKTIERQEERVMKKLQEMQVNIQEAMKGAGINPGMGN
- the rrp42 gene encoding exosome complex protein Rrp42 — translated: MVNKMDIIPEITRKSITDLINNKERIDGRSLHEFRDISIETGVISKAEGSSRVKLGNTQIIVGVKPQIGEPFPDTPEMGVILTNSELLPMASPTFEPGPPDERSVELSRVVDRCIRESRMIDLEKLCIIEGSKVWMLFLDLHIIDYDGNLFDAAVLATVAALLDTRIPAAEVEDGEVVINREKMQPLPVNRKALMCTFAKIGNEMVLDPSLEEEDILTARISIGVTEEGSICAMQKGGEGPLTRDDVLKAVSIAVEKVPQLIEYLDESMTP
- a CDS encoding KEOPS complex subunit Pcc1, whose amino-acid sequence is MSELGLRKIQGVIDIRTDPESASVIYRAIKPEVMDSPSQRSSMSMELEDGRITINISAGDSASFRAALNSSLRWVRLSMEILELMGT
- the rrp41 gene encoding exosome complex exonuclease Rrp41; translated protein: MITIITQDQLKTSPSVREDGRAFDELRPLKIEAGILERADGSSYLEFGGNKILVAVYGPREAQIRKLQRPDRAVIRCRYNMAPFSVEERKRPGPDRRSVEISKITAEALRPALILEKFPRSVIDVFIEVLEAEGGTRCAGITAASVALADAGIPMRDMVVACAAGKVGDQVVLDLSEEEDKEGQADVPVAILPRTREITLLQSDGNLRPEEFERALDLAVDGCLRIHEVQKEALRKRYGE
- a CDS encoding GNAT family N-acetyltransferase; the encoded protein is MEIITVAEPVSESELESIRKFLFRIIRREFGFGYIPEYHRDIINLEEYYLKPPRNTFLFASRGGRVIGTLGLRAYDREFEGLNYDPETTASLWRVFVHEDHRRLGVASRLAEIAEKEAASLGYQRIYLHTHKYVDGALEFWLSRGYRVTVDTGNELGTVHMEKPLTCNSNAITMIPEKNSEISHSLLRIQKV
- a CDS encoding DUF3194 domain-containing protein, whose amino-acid sequence is MSLRKLTEGDLDEISSFLHNTISDFILKRVSSKEIVDIDITVLLEYTDELKVDISAELYLDELSDADPVIVDEAVDAAYRGLESFLDGFRE
- the rpl37A gene encoding 50S ribosomal protein L37Ae — its product is MARTKKVGITGRFGPRYGRKAKRAVKKIEEEMKRKHICPSCDRPGVKRESRGIWKCRKCGAVFTGGAYLPVTPMGKTAARNIKRIVGGK
- a CDS encoding Brix domain-containing protein, which gives rise to MLLTTSRKPSQRTRSFSQRLSRIMGWRYINRGKMSLRDVLIEARGPVAVVSERHGNPARITFLDERGGERGYILFNPAFEMKKPELADKAVRVSSCPPGSEGICNLMGLEVDESASRDAWSIGSDEEYAWVMELIDARGMPAGFKLLIRDFRAGE